The following coding sequences lie in one Miscanthus floridulus cultivar M001 chromosome 9, ASM1932011v1, whole genome shotgun sequence genomic window:
- the LOC136483545 gene encoding transcription initiation factor TFIID subunit 10-like isoform X1: MMSSGGGAGGPGGGMGLGVGGGGDGRHDDEAALTEFLSTLMDYTPTIPDELVEHYLGRSGFQCPDLRLTRLVAVATQKFLSDIASDSLQCRLGDKACWKSRRPCRHDQIEREGRRTEEEWEGREGAIKAKNPSYCHPCWLRWENDVS, encoded by the exons ATGatgagcagcggcggcggtgcaGGAGGCCCTGGCGGGGGCATGGGTCTGGGAGTGGGTGGAGGGGGGGACGGACGGCACGACGACGAGGCTGCGCTCACCGAGTTCCTCTCAACCCTCATGGACTACACCCCCACG ATTCCCGATGAGCTGGTGGAGCACTACCTCGGCCGCAGTGGGTTCCAGTGCCCCGACCTTCGCCT AACGAGACTGGTTGCTGTTGCCACCCAGAAGTTCCTATCAGACATTGCTAGCGATTCTCTTCA GTGTCGCTTAGGCGATAAGGCTTGCTGGAAATCTAGGCGTCCCTGTCGCCATGATCAAATagagagggagggaaggagaACCGAAGAAGagtgggaggggagggagggggccaTCAAGGCCAAGAACCCGAGCTACTGCCATCCCTGCTGGCTCCGGTGGGAAAATGACGTATCCTGA
- the LOC136483545 gene encoding transcription initiation factor TFIID subunit 10-like isoform X3, translating to MMSSGGGAGGPGGGMGLGVGGGGDGRHDDEAALTEFLSTLMDYTPTIPDELVEHYLGRSGFQCPDLRLTRLVAVATQKFLSDIASDSLHLLKFQESRELFRRRCLKA from the exons ATGatgagcagcggcggcggtgcaGGAGGCCCTGGCGGGGGCATGGGTCTGGGAGTGGGTGGAGGGGGGGACGGACGGCACGACGACGAGGCTGCGCTCACCGAGTTCCTCTCAACCCTCATGGACTACACCCCCACG ATTCCCGATGAGCTGGTGGAGCACTACCTCGGCCGCAGTGGGTTCCAGTGCCCCGACCTTCGCCT AACGAGACTGGTTGCTGTTGCCACCCAGAAGTTCCTATCAGACATTGCTAGCGATTCTCTTCA CCTACTGAAATTTCAGGAGTCAAGAGAGTTGTTCAGGAGAAGATGCCTGAAGGCATAA
- the LOC136483545 gene encoding transcription initiation factor TFIID subunit 10-like isoform X2, translated as MMSSGGGAGGPGGGMGLGVGGGGDGRHDDEAALTEFLSTLMDYTPTIPDELVEHYLGRSGFQCPDLRLTRLVAVATQKFLSDIASDSLQSDVLVLLYSLLKFQESRELFRRRCLKA; from the exons ATGatgagcagcggcggcggtgcaGGAGGCCCTGGCGGGGGCATGGGTCTGGGAGTGGGTGGAGGGGGGGACGGACGGCACGACGACGAGGCTGCGCTCACCGAGTTCCTCTCAACCCTCATGGACTACACCCCCACG ATTCCCGATGAGCTGGTGGAGCACTACCTCGGCCGCAGTGGGTTCCAGTGCCCCGACCTTCGCCT AACGAGACTGGTTGCTGTTGCCACCCAGAAGTTCCTATCAGACATTGCTAGCGATTCTCTTCA GTCTGATGTTTTAGTGCTCCTCTACAGCCTACTGAAATTTCAGGAGTCAAGAGAGTTGTTCAGGAGAAGATGCCTGAAGGCATAA